In one Oryza glaberrima chromosome 2, OglaRS2, whole genome shotgun sequence genomic region, the following are encoded:
- the LOC127762243 gene encoding E3 ubiquitin-protein ligase EL5-like — MWQLSHRGTHLLACHVITPSLSLFPFLSLSPLSLSSLFSSGHGRQGRPQRRRSGSSGEGGRGGGVDPEVLRSLPVTVYSHSMAAAAAAAVKEEDDSIECAVCPAELEEGDEARFLPQCGHGFHAKCVDMWLGSHSTCPRCRLTVIVSSPPLLSPVPPTPP, encoded by the coding sequence atgtggcagctgagtcaccgtgggacccacctgttagcatgccacgtcatcactccctctctctctctctttcccttcctctccctttctcctctttctctctcttcacttTTCTCCAGCGGGCATGGGCGGCAGGGGCGGCCGCAGCGGCGACGCTCTGGGAGCAGCGGGGAaggtggaaggggaggaggggtcgACCCGGAGGTGCTGCGGTCGCTGCCGGTCACGGTGTACAGCCacagcatggcggcggcggcggcggcggcggtgaaggaggaggacgacAGCATCGAGTGCGCGGTGTGCCCCGCGGAGCTCGAGGAGGGCGACGAGGCCAGGTTCCTCCCCCAGTGCGGCCACGGCTTCCACGCCAAGTGCGTCGACATGTGGCTCGGTTCCCACTCCACCTGCCCGCGCTGCCGCCTCACCGTCATCGTGTCGTCGCCGCCTCTTCTTTCTCCcgtcccgccgacgccgccgtga